A genomic region of Nitrospira sp. contains the following coding sequences:
- a CDS encoding NAD(+)/NADH kinase, with protein MKSKSIGILTKPKFPEVKATVQAVVSWLRARNIDVLLDTTATALLGEPGGFQKTQLASKADVLLVLGGDGTMLNAARLAGERGIPILGVNMGGLGFLTEVRLENLYPSLERVFANDFVLDERLMLKTHVHRHGETVTRGVMLNDVVVSKGTLARMIELKIAIQGQFVTNLRGDGLIISTPTGSTAYSLSAGGPIINPAVSSLILTPVCPHTLTHRPLIVPATAQIEVMLTSKDDGAMATLDGQVGVALTQGDTVEIHASEHLTRLIRFPESSYYEVLREKLKWGDG; from the coding sequence ATGAAAAGTAAAAGCATCGGCATCCTGACCAAACCAAAATTTCCCGAAGTGAAAGCCACGGTCCAAGCCGTAGTCAGTTGGTTGCGTGCCCGAAACATCGACGTGTTGCTGGACACGACCGCGACCGCCTTACTCGGTGAACCGGGCGGGTTCCAAAAAACGCAACTGGCCAGTAAGGCCGATGTCCTTCTGGTGTTAGGGGGCGATGGCACCATGTTGAACGCGGCCCGCTTGGCTGGCGAACGTGGCATTCCGATACTCGGAGTCAATATGGGCGGACTTGGCTTCCTCACCGAGGTCCGCCTGGAGAACTTGTATCCGTCCCTCGAACGGGTCTTTGCGAACGATTTTGTGCTCGACGAACGACTGATGTTGAAGACTCATGTCCATCGACATGGAGAAACGGTGACGCGCGGGGTCATGCTGAATGACGTGGTCGTCAGCAAAGGCACGCTGGCGAGAATGATCGAACTGAAAATTGCCATCCAGGGGCAATTCGTCACGAACCTGCGCGGTGACGGTTTGATCATCAGCACCCCGACTGGGTCGACGGCCTATTCGCTCTCAGCCGGGGGGCCTATTATCAATCCGGCCGTCTCCTCATTGATTCTTACCCCGGTCTGTCCCCATACCCTGACGCACCGTCCGTTGATCGTGCCGGCCACCGCACAGATTGAGGTCATGCTGACCAGCAAGGACGATGGAGCGATGGCGACGCTGGACGGCCAAGTCGGCGTCGCATTGACCCAAGGCGATACGGTCGAAATTCACGCGTCCGAGCACTTGACGAGACTGATTCGCTTTCCGGAGA